The following coding sequences are from one bacterium SCSIO 12741 window:
- the nrfD gene encoding polysulfide reductase NrfD, whose translation MHKESEIRYPLILGDKTYHQITEDVCGPVEGRANKLWYLAFSISAVGALWGLGCILYTIGRGIGVWGLNTTIDWAWDITNFVWWVGIGHAGTLISAVLLLFRQKWRMAINRSAEAMTIFAVMMAALFPGIHMGRIWMAYWVLPLPNQFGSLWVNFNSPLLWDVFAISTYFSVSLVFWYIGLIPDFATIRDRATRTLPKAIYSILSFGWSGRAKQWIRFEEVSLVLAGLATPLVFSVHSIVSMDFATSVIPGWHTTIFPPYFVAGAIFSGFAMVQTLLLIARKVVNLEDYITRKHIEYMNIIIVITGSMVGVAYLTELFIAFYSGVEFEQYAFLNRATGPYWWAYWSMMSCNVITPLLFYIERVRKSIIASFIISIFVNIGMWFERFVIIVTSLHRDYIPSNWTLFHPTFVDIGIFVGTIGIFGVLFLLYARTFPVLALNELKSILKSSGDNYKRQQH comes from the coding sequence ATGCATAAGGAATCGGAAATCAGATACCCCCTCATCTTAGGGGATAAAACCTATCATCAGATTACTGAAGATGTTTGCGGGCCGGTTGAAGGTAGAGCAAACAAACTTTGGTACCTCGCCTTTTCCATCTCCGCCGTTGGAGCTCTATGGGGCCTCGGGTGTATTCTGTACACAATCGGACGTGGTATTGGTGTTTGGGGTTTGAATACGACCATTGACTGGGCCTGGGATATCACCAACTTCGTTTGGTGGGTAGGTATCGGTCACGCCGGAACCCTGATCTCAGCGGTACTGCTTTTGTTCCGTCAAAAATGGAGAATGGCGATTAACCGTTCTGCAGAGGCGATGACGATCTTCGCGGTAATGATGGCAGCCCTTTTCCCAGGGATTCACATGGGACGTATTTGGATGGCCTACTGGGTACTTCCACTACCTAACCAGTTTGGATCTCTATGGGTAAACTTTAACTCACCACTTCTATGGGACGTATTCGCGATCTCGACGTATTTCTCGGTATCGCTTGTGTTCTGGTACATTGGTCTGATTCCTGACTTTGCTACCATTCGCGACCGCGCTACACGTACCTTGCCAAAAGCTATTTACAGCATCCTTTCTTTCGGATGGAGTGGTAGAGCTAAGCAGTGGATTCGTTTTGAAGAAGTTTCTTTGGTATTGGCCGGTTTGGCAACTCCACTGGTATTCTCGGTACACTCGATTGTATCCATGGACTTTGCTACCTCGGTTATCCCTGGATGGCACACCACCATCTTCCCTCCTTACTTCGTTGCCGGTGCGATCTTCTCTGGATTCGCCATGGTACAAACGCTGCTTTTGATCGCTCGTAAGGTGGTTAACTTGGAAGACTACATTACTCGTAAGCACATCGAGTACATGAACATCATTATTGTAATCACCGGTTCTATGGTAGGTGTTGCCTACTTGACCGAGTTGTTCATCGCCTTCTACTCGGGAGTTGAGTTTGAGCAGTACGCGTTCCTTAACCGTGCTACCGGACCTTACTGGTGGGCATACTGGTCGATGATGTCTTGTAACGTGATTACTCCACTGTTGTTCTACATCGAGCGAGTAAGAAAGAGCATCATCGCTTCTTTCATCATCTCAATCTTCGTAAACATCGGTATGTGGTTTGAGCGTTTCGTAATTATCGTAACCTCCCTACACCGCGATTACATTCCATCTAACTGGACCTTGTTCCACCCAACATTTGTTGATATCGGAATCTTCGTGGGAACCATTGGAATCTTCGGAGTATTGTTCTTGCTCTACGCCAGAACCTTCCCGGTACTTGCACTGAATGAATTGAAGTCTATCCTGAAATCTTCAGGTGACAATTATAAAAGACAACAACACTAA
- a CDS encoding TAT-variant-translocated molybdopterin oxidoreductase codes for MSTKKYWNSLEQLQEDPKFLESAQKEFNEEIPVEEFLGNEVLKDTSTSRRDFLKFMGFSLGAATLAACEAPVVRSIPYVVKPEVVTPGVANWYASSVFRGGNFASVLVKTREGRPIFLKANDKYPEQMRGLNARANASVLELYDDNRYRTAKKGEANISMMDADREIIAALRGVKMKGGNVRVLTGSVMSPSTQAVLNDFAAAYSSEEEGAADQVVVNYDAMSNGGMLDANEKDFGVRSIPAYDFGKAKVIVSLDADFLSSWLDEVSNSIGYVKNRKPENAWMSRHFQFETNLTTTGANADVRGAVRPSELGTVAKALYFAIASKAGQGSGSAKVSDDDNGVNNKIAQAANELWANKGTGLVVSGSNDSNVQQLVNAINTMLGNYGSTLKLDMANNTRSSNDAAAKALVADMKAGKVDALIIYGANPLYTMPASWGVAEAMSKVGLKISLADRPDETSTMCDYVCPDRFFLEAWNDYNPYNGMYTIAQPVIKPLFPKTRAAQESLLTWAGKDADFYNYMRQVWERDMFPASGELLFDGFWNRVVQEGIYQAKPAAEATPAVYAGNAAAAASAIKAGGSGLEVNFYFKGSMGDGSQANNPHLQELPDTMSKVSWDNYITMNPADMEGKFETNTAQQTPADMAKLTVNGQSINLPVVAAPGQKVGTVGVALGYGRTVTGPAGKVGQNAYPLMGDKNGTLSYYAEGSIEELGETYPIASVQTHDTMMGRKIVNETDITTFKSVDKNDPVKGWNKDLELVDGVGKKRPLRELNLWDDHGLEIGHHWAMSIDLNACTGCGSCVTACHIDNNVPVVGKDEIRRTRSMFWLRIDRYYSSDTTKANASEEGKGMIDTYAEMEVPSKYPEVVFQPMMCQHCNHAPCETVCPVAATTHSEEGLNQMAYNRCVGTRYCANNCPYKVRRFNWFNYNKDPKFTDVNPAQNELARMVLNPDVVVRSRGVIEKCSFCVQHIQAGKLAAKKAGRPIEDGEVTSTCAAACPTNAITFGDINDKDAKVRADWKLDRAYAVIEEVGTQPNVKYLTKVRNTKANA; via the coding sequence ATGAGTACTAAAAAATACTGGAATAGTTTAGAGCAGCTTCAGGAAGACCCTAAGTTTTTAGAAAGCGCTCAAAAAGAATTCAACGAAGAAATTCCAGTAGAAGAATTTTTGGGAAATGAAGTATTAAAAGATACTTCGACTTCACGTCGTGATTTCCTGAAGTTTATGGGATTTAGCTTGGGTGCTGCTACCTTGGCTGCCTGTGAGGCGCCAGTAGTTCGCTCGATTCCTTACGTTGTAAAACCTGAAGTAGTTACTCCAGGGGTTGCTAACTGGTATGCCTCTTCCGTGTTCCGCGGAGGAAACTTTGCCAGCGTATTGGTGAAAACCCGTGAAGGTCGTCCGATTTTCTTGAAAGCTAACGATAAGTATCCTGAGCAAATGCGCGGTTTGAATGCCCGTGCAAACGCATCTGTTCTTGAGTTGTATGATGACAACCGTTACCGTACTGCCAAGAAAGGTGAAGCTAACATCTCTATGATGGATGCTGACCGCGAAATCATCGCTGCCCTTAGAGGAGTGAAGATGAAAGGCGGAAACGTTCGTGTATTGACAGGTTCTGTAATGAGTCCTTCTACTCAGGCTGTACTTAATGATTTTGCTGCTGCTTACAGTAGTGAAGAAGAGGGTGCTGCTGATCAGGTAGTAGTGAACTACGACGCCATGTCAAACGGCGGTATGCTCGATGCTAACGAAAAAGATTTTGGAGTACGTTCCATTCCTGCTTACGACTTCGGTAAAGCCAAGGTAATTGTATCCTTGGATGCTGACTTCCTTTCTTCTTGGTTGGATGAGGTAAGCAACTCCATTGGTTACGTGAAAAACCGTAAACCAGAAAATGCTTGGATGTCTCGTCACTTCCAGTTTGAAACTAACTTGACCACTACCGGTGCTAACGCCGATGTTCGTGGTGCGGTTAGACCTTCTGAATTGGGAACTGTTGCTAAGGCTCTTTACTTCGCGATCGCTTCTAAAGCTGGTCAAGGTTCAGGAAGCGCTAAAGTGAGCGACGACGATAACGGTGTAAACAATAAGATTGCTCAAGCGGCCAACGAATTGTGGGCCAATAAAGGTACTGGTCTGGTTGTTTCAGGGAGCAACGATTCGAATGTTCAACAGTTGGTGAATGCCATCAACACGATGTTGGGTAACTATGGATCAACCCTGAAATTGGATATGGCCAACAATACCCGTTCTTCTAACGATGCTGCTGCGAAAGCTTTAGTAGCTGACATGAAGGCTGGTAAAGTAGATGCCTTGATCATTTACGGAGCAAATCCACTATACACGATGCCTGCTTCTTGGGGTGTAGCTGAGGCTATGTCTAAAGTAGGTTTGAAGATTTCTTTGGCCGATCGTCCAGATGAAACTTCTACCATGTGTGATTACGTTTGTCCAGACCGCTTCTTCTTGGAAGCCTGGAATGACTACAATCCGTACAACGGAATGTACACCATCGCACAGCCAGTAATTAAGCCATTGTTCCCTAAAACTCGTGCCGCTCAGGAGTCCTTGTTGACTTGGGCCGGTAAAGACGCTGATTTCTACAACTACATGCGTCAGGTTTGGGAAAGAGATATGTTCCCTGCTTCTGGTGAGCTTTTGTTCGACGGGTTCTGGAACCGCGTTGTTCAAGAAGGTATTTACCAGGCTAAGCCAGCTGCTGAAGCTACTCCTGCTGTTTATGCTGGAAATGCTGCTGCCGCTGCAAGCGCTATCAAAGCAGGTGGATCCGGATTGGAAGTAAACTTCTACTTCAAAGGATCTATGGGTGATGGTTCTCAAGCCAATAACCCACACCTTCAGGAATTGCCTGATACAATGTCTAAAGTTTCATGGGACAACTACATTACCATGAACCCGGCAGACATGGAAGGTAAGTTCGAAACCAATACTGCTCAGCAGACTCCAGCCGATATGGCTAAGTTGACCGTAAATGGTCAGTCTATCAACCTTCCGGTTGTGGCTGCTCCAGGTCAAAAAGTGGGTACTGTTGGTGTAGCTTTGGGGTACGGAAGAACAGTTACTGGTCCTGCTGGAAAAGTGGGTCAGAACGCCTACCCATTGATGGGAGACAAGAATGGAACTTTGAGCTACTACGCTGAAGGATCTATTGAGGAATTGGGTGAAACTTACCCCATTGCTTCCGTACAGACTCACGACACCATGATGGGTCGTAAGATTGTAAACGAAACAGATATTACCACCTTTAAATCGGTTGATAAAAACGATCCGGTAAAAGGATGGAATAAAGACCTCGAATTAGTGGACGGTGTTGGTAAAAAACGTCCTCTAAGAGAATTGAACCTATGGGATGATCATGGTTTGGAAATCGGTCACCACTGGGCCATGTCTATCGACTTGAACGCTTGTACAGGTTGTGGATCTTGTGTTACAGCTTGTCACATTGATAACAACGTTCCAGTTGTAGGTAAAGATGAGATTCGCCGTACACGAAGCATGTTCTGGTTGCGTATCGATCGCTACTACTCAAGTGATACTACTAAGGCAAACGCTTCTGAGGAAGGTAAAGGCATGATCGATACCTATGCAGAAATGGAAGTTCCTTCTAAGTATCCAGAGGTAGTTTTCCAACCTATGATGTGTCAGCACTGTAACCACGCTCCATGTGAGACGGTTTGTCCGGTAGCTGCTACCACCCATAGTGAGGAAGGTTTGAACCAAATGGCTTACAACCGTTGTGTAGGTACACGTTACTGTGCTAACAACTGTCCTTACAAAGTACGTCGCTTCAACTGGTTCAACTACAACAAAGATCCTAAGTTCACAGACGTTAACCCAGCTCAGAATGAATTGGCACGTATGGTATTGAACCCAGACGTAGTAGTTCGCTCAAGAGGGGTTATTGAAAAATGTAGCTTCTGTGTTCAGCATATCCAAGCCGGTAAATTGGCCGCCAAGAAAGCGGGTCGTCCAATTGAAGACGGTGAAGTAACCAGTACTTGTGCTGCTGCTTGTCCTACCAACGCAATCACTTTCGGTGATATCAACGACAAGGACGCCAAGGTACGTGCTGACTGGAAACTGGATCGCGCATACGCCGTGATCGAGGAAGTAGGTACACAGCCAAACGTGAAGTACCTGACTAAAGTGAGAAATACAAAAGCAAACGCTTAA
- a CDS encoding c-type cytochrome, with translation MRIFFKSISHISCLFLLVTALLFSSGKAVAQDGEKLFNSNCAACHKMDKKSIGPALLGAEERWEGDRDRMRAWIKNSTQYLKDNPDHAYVQELFETYNKSVMTAMALSDAEVDAVLDYIRDWKPVDPPKPPGGDVVTVEQPDYTIYWLLGIMVIFLLVIKIMGDIKRSLKEVTATVEGKEPPARKGMMEAFVDWIADNKRTFATLVLLILVLSSVKLWFVVKSVGVNQDYAPEQPIKFSHKIHAGDNAIDCGYCHHSAYKGKNAGIPSVNVCMNCHKGISTGKVDGEKEIAKIYEAAGWDPNEMAYTKESKPIKWIRIHNLPDFTYFNHSQHVVVGKQKCQTCHGPVEEFGYPMKQHSELTMGWCINCHRETEVAMEGNEYYEKLHEQLLERHAEEGIENFTVEHIGGTECAKCHY, from the coding sequence ATGAGGATTTTCTTCAAGTCGATTTCGCATATTTCCTGTCTATTTCTCTTAGTTACAGCGCTTTTATTTTCTTCGGGAAAGGCTGTAGCACAGGACGGCGAGAAACTATTTAATTCAAACTGTGCGGCCTGCCATAAGATGGATAAAAAGTCCATTGGGCCCGCTCTTTTAGGTGCAGAGGAACGTTGGGAGGGAGACCGCGATAGAATGCGTGCCTGGATCAAGAATTCAACACAGTATCTGAAGGATAATCCTGATCATGCATATGTTCAGGAATTATTCGAGACGTACAACAAGAGTGTGATGACTGCTATGGCGCTTTCTGATGCTGAGGTTGATGCGGTGTTAGATTATATCCGTGATTGGAAGCCGGTTGATCCGCCAAAGCCTCCGGGTGGGGATGTGGTTACTGTCGAGCAGCCTGACTACACCATCTACTGGTTGTTGGGTATCATGGTGATCTTCTTGTTGGTCATTAAGATCATGGGGGATATCAAGCGTTCGCTTAAAGAAGTGACTGCTACGGTTGAAGGAAAAGAACCTCCTGCTCGTAAGGGTATGATGGAAGCCTTTGTAGATTGGATCGCTGATAACAAGCGTACCTTCGCTACACTGGTTCTTCTCATCTTGGTTTTGTCTTCCGTTAAATTGTGGTTCGTTGTGAAGAGTGTTGGTGTGAATCAGGATTACGCTCCTGAGCAGCCGATTAAGTTCTCTCACAAAATCCACGCTGGTGACAATGCAATCGATTGTGGTTACTGTCACCACTCCGCTTACAAAGGTAAGAATGCTGGAATTCCTTCTGTGAATGTTTGTATGAACTGTCACAAAGGGATCTCTACCGGTAAGGTTGACGGAGAAAAAGAAATTGCAAAAATTTACGAAGCTGCGGGATGGGATCCAAACGAAATGGCCTACACCAAAGAGTCTAAGCCTATCAAGTGGATTCGTATTCATAACCTGCCTGACTTTACTTACTTCAATCACTCTCAGCACGTAGTGGTTGGAAAGCAAAAGTGTCAGACATGTCACGGTCCGGTTGAAGAATTTGGGTATCCAATGAAGCAACATTCAGAGTTGACCATGGGATGGTGTATTAACTGTCACCGCGAAACCGAGGTGGCCATGGAAGGTAATGAGTACTACGAGAAGTTGCACGAGCAGCTACTTGAGCGCCATGCCGAAGAAGGAATCGAAAACTTCACCGTGGAGCATATCGGAGGTACCGAATGTGCTAAATGTCATTATTAA
- a CDS encoding SPOR domain-containing protein produces the protein MNRTISNTVVLTIFSTCFYFSAQAQVPEGVGYGLPVMEESEGLTQYGDERILQLKDRYVRSHEGKEEIAGYRIQLFSSSGANSWNKANEVQEEFLTIYPDLPCYIEFLEPSFKVRIGDYRSRLDAERFFVELKENFPDAFIVSTQIKWPELSIEQKEEEEENKPYVYPPDGAPDQPITPGGGEDPRNR, from the coding sequence ATGAATCGCACTATTTCCAATACAGTTGTCCTTACCATTTTTAGTACTTGCTTCTATTTTTCGGCCCAGGCTCAGGTTCCTGAAGGGGTCGGATATGGACTTCCGGTAATGGAAGAGTCGGAAGGATTGACCCAATATGGTGACGAGCGCATTCTCCAACTCAAAGATCGCTACGTTAGAAGCCATGAGGGCAAAGAAGAAATTGCCGGTTATCGGATTCAACTTTTCTCTTCTTCCGGAGCCAACAGTTGGAATAAGGCCAATGAGGTACAAGAGGAGTTTCTCACCATCTATCCTGACCTACCTTGCTACATTGAATTCCTGGAGCCCAGTTTTAAGGTCCGCATTGGAGACTACCGTTCTCGCTTGGACGCGGAGCGCTTCTTTGTGGAACTCAAAGAGAACTTTCCAGACGCGTTTATCGTGAGCACCCAAATCAAATGGCCAGAATTAAGCATTGAACAAAAAGAGGAAGAAGAGGAAAACAAGCCCTACGTATACCCTCCGGATGGCGCCCCTGATCAGCCAATCACTCCTGGTGGCGGCGAGGACCCTCGGAATCGTTAA